The DNA segment TCAAGTATGGAAAAGAGATATAATGTTTTGGTTGTAGGCGGCGGCGGTAGAGAACACGCAATAGTATGGGCACTTAAAAAAAGCCCCAAAATAGACAAATTATATTGCGTTCCGGGAAATGCAGGAATAGCGGAATTAGCCTATTGTGAAGACATTGCCGCAACCGATATTGAAGGAATACTCGGATTTTTGGACAGGCACAAAGACATAAATTATGTCGTGGTTGCGCCTGATGATCCGCTTGCTTTGGGACTTGTCAATATCCTTAATCAAAAGGGTTATATGACATTTGGACCTACCAAGGAAGCGGCTATTATTGAAAGTTCAAAGGCGTTTTCCAAAAACTTAATGAAAAAATACAACATACCCACTGCTGATTATCAGGTTTATAATGACTATAACAAGGCATTGGAGTATATAAAAACTGCAAAATATCCTTTGGTTGTCAAGGCCGACGGATTGGCTTTGGGCAAAGGCGTTATTATTTGCGATGACTTTGATACAGCATATAACGCAATTAAGGATATGATGCAAAACGATAAATTCGGCAATTCAGGACACACTGTGGTGATTGAAGAATTTTTAAAAGGGTTTGAAGTAAGTGTGTTGGCGTTTACAGACGGAAAAACCATTGTTACAATGCCGCCTAGTCAGGATCACAAAAGAGTGTTTGATTATGACAAGGGTTTGAATACGGGAGGCATGGGTGCGTTTGCTCCAAGCAAGAAGTTTACAGACAAGATGTATGACTATGCAAAAAGACATATTTTTGAACCTACCATAAAAGCGCTTGAACGTGAAAACAGACCATTTAGCGGAGTTATATATTTTGGATTGATGGTGGATGGGGACGACATAAAAGTTTTGGAATATAACGCGCGATTTGGTGATCCCGAAACTCAAAGCATATTGCCGCTTTTGAAAACTGATCTGTTTGAAATCTTTTTGGCGGTCAGCGAAAAAAGACTGGATAAAATCAAAATCGAATGGAGCGATAATTTTGCGGTATGTGTAGTTATGGCTTCTGGCGGTTATCCGCAGGAGTATAAAAAGGGCGAGCCGATAGAGATTGGACAGCTAGAAGACAATGTAATTGTATTTCATGCAGGCACCAAAC comes from the Clostridia bacterium genome and includes:
- the purD gene encoding phosphoribosylamine--glycine ligase codes for the protein MEKRYNVLVVGGGGREHAIVWALKKSPKIDKLYCVPGNAGIAELAYCEDIAATDIEGILGFLDRHKDINYVVVAPDDPLALGLVNILNQKGYMTFGPTKEAAIIESSKAFSKNLMKKYNIPTADYQVYNDYNKALEYIKTAKYPLVVKADGLALGKGVIICDDFDTAYNAIKDMMQNDKFGNSGHTVVIEEFLKGFEVSVLAFTDGKTIVTMPPSQDHKRVFDYDKGLNTGGMGAFAPSKKFTDKMYDYAKRHIFEPTIKALERENRPFSGVIYFGLMVDGDDIKVLEYNARFGDPETQSILPLLKTDLFEIFLAVSEKRLDKIKIEWSDNFAVCVVMASGGYPQEYKKGEPIEIGQLEDNVIVFHAGTKLIDNKFITNGGRVLGVTAVADSMDKARQAAYESVKNIYFNNAHYRKDIGIK